The genomic interval TGGGTGTTGGGGATTTAAGAACACTTCTTGCTTCGTCCCAACTTCGACAATTTCTCCAGCGTACATAACCGCAACACGATCAGCAATATTAGCAACCACGCCTAAATCATGTGTAATGAAAATAATTGCGGTACCTAATTGCTGCTGTAACTTATGCATCACGTCTAGAATTTGCGCCTGAATGGTTACATCCAAAGCCGTTGTGGGCTCGTCCGCAATCATAATCTGTGGTTGGGTAATTAACGCAATTGCAATCACAATACGTTGACGCATCCCTCCTGAAAATTGGTGTGGGTAGGCGTCTAAACTCTTTTGACTATCTGGAATACCAATTTCAGCTAACAATGCAGCTGCTTGTTGCCAAGCATCTTCTTTACTTACTCCACGGTGAAGCATCAATGGTTCCACCAATTGATTACCAATTGTCATCGTTGGATCTAACGCCGTCATAGGATCTTGAAAAATCATGGTGATATCTGAACCACGAATGCTTTCAAATTCCTTTTCGGTTGCGCCAACTAGTTGTTTCCCCGCGAAATCAATCTCTCCCGAATCAATATGCGCATTACCAGGTAATAGGCCCATAATCGCTTGGGTTGTTACTGACTTTCCTGATCCTGATTCACCAACAATGGCTAAAGTTTCACCGGCCTTAATATCAAAATTAACACCACGTAGCGCATGTACTTGACCACGTTTAGTATCGAAAGATACATGTAGATTTTTCACACTCAAGATTGTGTCTGTCATAGCTTTAACTCCTTTCGTTAATTATTAATTGTTAATGGTTTCTTTTGGATTTAAGGCATCTTGTAGGCCATCCCCTAAGGCGTTAAAACTCATCATCAATAGTGACAAGACAATCATTGGAATCACCAATTGGTATGGGTAGAATTGGAATGACTTTTGCCCTTCATTCAATAGTGTTCCCAAGGATGCTGTTGATAGACCCAAACCCATGAATGACAATAATGCTTCAAAGAAAATCGCACCCGGAATCGTAAACATCAGTTGGACAATAATCGTTGAACTCATATTTGGTAGTAAGTGTTTCCAAGCAATTTTCCAATCAGACGTTCCTAGTGTTTTCGCAGCAATCACGAATTCCGCTGACTTTAAATGTAGGACTTCTCCGCGGACTAGTCGTGCCATCGTTACCCATGATGTTAGTCCAATTCCCAAGGCGATTGTTAACATCCCCGGCTTCATCCACAGAATTAATAAAACGAAAATAACTAGACTCGGAATTGCTGCCAAAATCTCTAGAAAACGTTGCATGAATAAGTCCGTTTTTCCACCGCGCCAGCCAGCAATCATGCCGTATAAGACACCAATACTTAAATCAATCACCGTAGCGATTAATGCGACTAATAACGAAATACGTGTACCGTATAAAATACGCTTGAAAATATCGCGGCCAAATTCATCAGTCCCCATAATGTGGAATTCATTCGGTACACCTGCTTGTGCATACGCATCAATTGTTTTACCTCCCACTAAATGCTGGCTTCCATCAAAGCCCATAACCCCACCTGGTAACTTAGGTGGTAAATTCTGTTGTCGAATATTTTGCACCGACGTTGTTTCTTCTGTTGCGAATCCAACCGATGCCGTTACTGCAAAGAAAATAATCCCTAGAATTGCTAAAGCAATCATAGCTCCACGATGTCGTTTTAATCGGCCAAACGCGCCACGCCAAAATGACACAGCTGGTGTTGTATCTTCCTTGGTATCATGCTTAAAATCCGGTGATAGGAGTTTAAAATGTGCATCAGTTATTTGTTGTGTCTCAACCATACTTTTCTCCTATCTATCAAAACGAATACGTGGATCTAACCAACCGTAAATCAAATCTGTAATCAGTAACACAATCATCAATAAACTTGCGTAGACAATTGTGGTTCCCATAATCATTGGGTAGTCATTTGTTAAGATTGCTGATACGAATTGATTTCCAATTCCCGGAATCGCAAAGACTTGTTCAATAACAACTGAACCGGTCATCAAGCCAACCGCTAACGGTCCACAAATCGTAACCAACGGTAACAATGCGTTACGTAACATATGATTCTTAACAATTTGACGTGGTGTTAGTCCTTTTGCGCGGGCAAAAGCAACATAGTCTGTTTGCATGACATCAATCAACTTAGCGCGCATAAAGCGTGTTGATAACGCAAAAGGTGCAATCGTCAATGCCAAGGTTGGTAAGATGGTAAATTTAAATCCTTCCCACCCAGCGATTGGCAACCAACCTAGCTTTAAACCAACAAAATATTGCAGTAAGGCCGCCACCACAAATGATGGCACAGACATACCAACCATACTCATGAATGAGACTACCTTATCGCCACGGCGATGATGATGCATCATGGCAAAGATTCCCATCAAGATACCTAATGTGACCCCAAAAACTAAAGCTTGTAGGCCAATTTGAACTGATGGTCCTAGACGCATACTGATTAGTTGCGATACTGTTTGACCAGGAAATTGGAATGATTCACCAAAATCAAAGTGCAACGCACGCCATACGTAATTACCGTATTGCATCCACAACGGATCATTTAGGCCGTATTGCGCAGCTAAGGCTGCTTGTTGATCTGGTGTTAATTTATCTGCATTCGCAAAAGGCGAACCAGGCATTAATTTCATCAAGAAGAAGGTTGCTGAGATGACTAGAAACAACGTCACCAGCAGCATGCTTAATCTTTTCATTACGTATTTAAACATCTACTCTCTCCTCTTTATTGCTCACGATGTGCCCATTTCCAATCAACTGCGGCACCAGATGGATGAAAGACAACGTCTTTAACTTCTGGGTTCTGCAGCGCTGCCTGTGAGCCGTAGTATAGCGGTATCGTTGCTAATTCATCTGTTAGTAATTCTTCCGCTTCCTTCAACTGCTTAAAGCGGGCTTCTGGCGCGGTTGCGTTTACTGTACTGGCTTCTTTCAGTAACTGATCAAACTTTGGATTGCCCCAACCGCTATTATTCATCTCACTATCACTTTTGAAACTATCTAAGAATGCGGTTGGGTCTGCGACATCCGCCCCCATTTTAGTGACGGTCATTTCAAAGTCACCTGCTTGTGACATCATGATACGTGAACGTGGTGGCACTGTCTTAATACTGATTTCAATCCCATCTAACGCTTCTAATTGCGCCTTGATGAATTGAGCAGTTCGACTTCCACCATCTGAATCATCTGCTAACAAAGTAATCTTCAAGTTTTTTTGATTCAGGTCTTTCAGACCTTGCGTCAACTTTTCTTGCGCTTTTTCAGGGTTGAAACGTAAGACGTCGTTAGTTGGAATATCTTGGGTAAAGTCTTTATGCGTATTTGGATCTTCAACTAAGTTTTCTGCGACGAAGGTACGTGCTGGTTTCGCACTTCCAGTTAGAATCTTGTCGGTCAATAATTCCCGATCCAAACTCATCGAAAGTGCTTCGCGAATGTGCTTGTTTTTAAATGCGGGAACTTTGTTTTGGTTCAGCGCAACTGATGCTGCCATCGCATTTGATTGGACTTTGAAATCAGGACTGAATTTAGAAGCACTCACTTGTTGTGCCGTTAACGGTGTGAAATCAATTACACCGGATTGGTACAAGTTGTAGCCGGTATTACGATTACTAATGACTGACACTTTCACCTTAGGCACCTTCACATGTGCTGCATCAAAGTATTGATCATTCTTTTCAAATGCGTATTTATCTGATGAACCATCCCATTCGGTCATTTTAAATGGTCCAGAAGAAATCGTGTTTTTCGCTGTTGTGCCAAACTTATTGCCTTGTGCTTTAACGAATTTTTCGTTTTGTGGCAAAAATGGCGATAACGTTAAGAGACTTTTTAATTGCGGTAATGGGCGCTCTAACTTTACAACCAAGGTGTGATCATCTAATGCTTCAATTCCTAATTTTTCGACATTCTTTTCTTTGCCTAAGACAATATCATCCGCAAAAGCAATCCCCGAAAATGAACTGCCACTTGTTGATTGACTAGTCGGATCAACCGCTCGACGCCAACCAAACACAAAATCGTGTGCTGTTAGTGCGTCACCATTTGACCACTTCAAATTAGGCTTTAGCTTGAAGTGTACCGTTAGCCCATCACTACTCATCGTCATCTTGTCTGCCAATGCTAGTTGTGGTTTATTTTGTTGATCACTTCGTACTAGCCCTTCCCCAATTGCCACCTGGGCATTGGAATCAACGTTTACCGCTCCTTTCACAGGATCCATCGTTGTTAGTGGTCCTGCTTCAGTCCAGTGAATCGTTCCGACAGGATCAACCGTACTTCCTGTCTTGGCATGTAACTGACTAGCTGCAAGTCCCGTAATCGCAACTGCACTTACTGACACCAGCATCAAGCCTGATAGACTTTTTGTTATTTTCATCTTATCTCTCCTTATGTATTTGCTTTAGTGTCAATGTTTCCTTATCCGTCATCTAACCGGTTTAACTGTTTATACTTACGCCATAACCCATTGTTCATTCTCCTTTTGTAAACAAAAAAGCCCCAGCTATGTCAAAGACATAACTGGGACGAATTTAATATCCGCGGTACCACCCACACTGTAACTACCGAAATAGTTACCACTCAAAGTTGATTTAATTGTTCAATCGCCACCTAAAAAAGCATTTTGAGTAGCACTAAACAAGATAATCGTCTGCCTAAAAAGCCTACAATTATCTTTGATAAATACCTCAAGATATAAAAAAAGTCCCAGTTACGTCAAAAGACATAACTGGGACGAATTAGATATCCGCGGTACCACCCAAAAACTTGCACTCATCCTCTGATGAGCACCTCTTTAATCTGATTTAATTGTTAATAGTTCAATTTCCGGACCTGCGCTGTTCACAGCAACCACAGCTTCTCTTACATACAATCCGAAATTCTACTGAAACCGTTTATCAACGGCTTATCGATAGACATAACATTACCAGAACTATTTCAGTTGTCAACAAGCTTTGTTTAAGTAAGCTGTCGAACCGTGAGTTTTAACACTTAAATCCAAAACTCGTATAGAGGACTCAAACCACTGCTACATAGCCTTTTAATTAGTAAGTAAAACGCCGACATCGACTTACAAAAAATTATTTAAAAAACTTTTCAAATAACCCTTTTCAACCGACATTTTCTGAGAATCACGCTCAATTATCGATGCGCCATTTCTTATATTATGCACAGTATCTGTGATTAAATTTAAAATTCTGAATCATCCAAGTTGCGTTCAATTTCGTTTTGGCGCCAATTATTTAGTAACAGAATTGGTACAATAATCATCATTGTGATCACCATAGCAGATAGCGCAGAAATAATAAAAATCGGAATTAACATAAACACTTGTTCATTTTTATAATGTGACGCATAATTTGCAAGATTATTAATTGTTACAATTATCCCCACAATCAATCCACAAATTGAACTACTTAACAAACCTGTTTTAATTGACATAGTTTCTTTTTCAATGATGCCAACTAAGATTGGTGCCACAGCTATGTATAGTATGATGCCCGCTAATAGGTAAATTGCGAATGCATACTCATGATACGGAGCTTTTAACATTGCGCTCATTAATACTACATAAATAACCGTAACAGTCAGTATAAGCCAAAATCCTGCCGTATATAGCCGTTGTAGCGTTGCCGTTACCCGTTCATCCTTATTCGTAAACATCATTATTCCTCACAAAACAAATCATTCAAAGTGACATTAAGCACCTTACAAATATCAATACATAATTTGATAGACGGATTATATTTCCCTAACTCAATCAACCCAATTGTTTGTCGGGTAACTCCTACTTTTTCCGCCAAACTCGCTTGACTCAGATCAGCTTCTATACGCGCCAATTTCATTTTAGTATTCTTCATAAGCACCCCTTTCAAAATCAATTATACAATATACATGTCTTTTAGCAATATATATATGTCACATTAAATGAATCGATTTCGGTAATTATTGAATTTCTGCACAAAAAAAGCCCTTACCACGTAAATGGTAAAGGCTTTTTAAATCAAGTAGAAATTACTTTCCGATGATTTCGTTGTACTCTTCACGAGAGATAACAGATACTTGGCGCTTGTCACGGCCCATACGACCGAACTTAACCACACCATCTGTCAAAGCGAACAATGTGTCGTCGCTTCCACGTCCAACGTTTACACCTGGGTAGATGTGAGTTCCACGTTGACGGTAGATAATTGATCCAGCGTTGATGCTTTGTCCATCAGCGCGCTTAGTTCCTAGACGACGTCCAGCAGAGTCACGACCGTTGGCAGATGATCCACCACCCTTGTGCTTTGAGTGCATCGTCAAGTTGTTCAAATTCAATTGCATTTGCATGATTTAAATCCTCCTTAGATGCCTAGGCGATAGTGTCAATGACAACCTTAGTGTAAGGTTGACGGTGACCTTGCTTAGAATGTGAGTGCTTCTTTGGCTTGTACTTGAAAGTGATAACCTTCTTTTCCTTACCTTGCTTCTCAACAGTTCCTGAAACTGAAACGCCTTCAACGTAAGGTGCTCCGAATTGACCGTCAATGAAAACGACCTTATCAAAAGTAACCTTTTCGCCTGCTTCAGCGTCCAACTTTTCGATGTAAATTACATCACCAGCGGCAACCTTGTATTGCTTACCACCAGTCTCAATGATTGC from Weissella ceti carries:
- a CDS encoding ABC transporter ATP-binding protein, producing MTDTILSVKNLHVSFDTKRGQVHALRGVNFDIKAGETLAIVGESGSGKSVTTQAIMGLLPGNAHIDSGEIDFAGKQLVGATEKEFESIRGSDITMIFQDPMTALDPTMTIGNQLVEPLMLHRGVSKEDAWQQAAALLAEIGIPDSQKSLDAYPHQFSGGMRQRIVIAIALITQPQIMIADEPTTALDVTIQAQILDVMHKLQQQLGTAIIFITHDLGVVANIADRVAVMYAGEIVEVGTKQEVFLNPQHPYTWGLLASMPSVQSKMTRLHTIPGTPPDLLHEPTGDAFAPRNPFALEVDLMARPPMFTVSDTHQAATWLLDERAPEITPPAEIIHRWQAFKAKKEVVAHDS
- a CDS encoding ABC transporter permease, with the translated sequence MVETQQITDAHFKLLSPDFKHDTKEDTTPAVSFWRGAFGRLKRHRGAMIALAILGIIFFAVTASVGFATEETTSVQNIRQQNLPPKLPGGVMGFDGSQHLVGGKTIDAYAQAGVPNEFHIMGTDEFGRDIFKRILYGTRISLLVALIATVIDLSIGVLYGMIAGWRGGKTDLFMQRFLEILAAIPSLVIFVLLILWMKPGMLTIALGIGLTSWVTMARLVRGEVLHLKSAEFVIAAKTLGTSDWKIAWKHLLPNMSSTIIVQLMFTIPGAIFFEALLSFMGLGLSTASLGTLLNEGQKSFQFYPYQLVIPMIVLSLLMMSFNALGDGLQDALNPKETINN
- a CDS encoding ABC transporter permease — protein: MFKYVMKRLSMLLVTLFLVISATFFLMKLMPGSPFANADKLTPDQQAALAAQYGLNDPLWMQYGNYVWRALHFDFGESFQFPGQTVSQLISMRLGPSVQIGLQALVFGVTLGILMGIFAMMHHHRRGDKVVSFMSMVGMSVPSFVVAALLQYFVGLKLGWLPIAGWEGFKFTILPTLALTIAPFALSTRFMRAKLIDVMQTDYVAFARAKGLTPRQIVKNHMLRNALLPLVTICGPLAVGLMTGSVVIEQVFAIPGIGNQFVSAILTNDYPMIMGTTIVYASLLMIVLLITDLIYGWLDPRIRFDR
- a CDS encoding peptide ABC transporter substrate-binding protein; protein product: MKITKSLSGLMLVSVSAVAITGLAASQLHAKTGSTVDPVGTIHWTEAGPLTTMDPVKGAVNVDSNAQVAIGEGLVRSDQQNKPQLALADKMTMSSDGLTVHFKLKPNLKWSNGDALTAHDFVFGWRRAVDPTSQSTSGSSFSGIAFADDIVLGKEKNVEKLGIEALDDHTLVVKLERPLPQLKSLLTLSPFLPQNEKFVKAQGNKFGTTAKNTISSGPFKMTEWDGSSDKYAFEKNDQYFDAAHVKVPKVKVSVISNRNTGYNLYQSGVIDFTPLTAQQVSASKFSPDFKVQSNAMAASVALNQNKVPAFKNKHIREALSMSLDRELLTDKILTGSAKPARTFVAENLVEDPNTHKDFTQDIPTNDVLRFNPEKAQEKLTQGLKDLNQKNLKITLLADDSDGGSRTAQFIKAQLEALDGIEISIKTVPPRSRIMMSQAGDFEMTVTKMGADVADPTAFLDSFKSDSEMNNSGWGNPKFDQLLKEASTVNATAPEARFKQLKEAEELLTDELATIPLYYGSQAALQNPEVKDVVFHPSGAAVDWKWAHREQ
- a CDS encoding DUF6773 family protein, whose amino-acid sequence is MFTNKDERVTATLQRLYTAGFWLILTVTVIYVVLMSAMLKAPYHEYAFAIYLLAGIILYIAVAPILVGIIEKETMSIKTGLLSSSICGLIVGIIVTINNLANYASHYKNEQVFMLIPIFIISALSAMVITMMIIVPILLLNNWRQNEIERNLDDSEF
- a CDS encoding helix-turn-helix transcriptional regulator; translated protein: MKNTKMKLARIEADLSQASLAEKVGVTRQTIGLIELGKYNPSIKLCIDICKVLNVTLNDLFCEE
- the rpmA gene encoding 50S ribosomal protein L27, with amino-acid sequence MQLNLNNLTMHSKHKGGGSSANGRDSAGRRLGTKRADGQSINAGSIIYRQRGTHIYPGVNVGRGSDDTLFALTDGVVKFGRMGRDKRQVSVISREEYNEIIGK
- the rplU gene encoding 50S ribosomal protein L21 translates to MAEYAIIETGGKQYKVAAGDVIYIEKLDAEAGEKVTFDKVVFIDGQFGAPYVEGVSVSGTVEKQGKEKKVITFKYKPKKHSHSKQGHRQPYTKVVIDTIA